One window of the Elusimicrobium sp. An273 genome contains the following:
- a CDS encoding HAMP domain-containing protein, whose amino-acid sequence MSQPQLQQQPPQFKRRTIFIKKNLQIRYMMLMIMSVLCGLAIMTFELTATLNDLFDTYPVLVQPIYDEFLPIAAGFFYKIAIYLLFVVIISAILSHKMAGPVYRFEQTCKAIAKGDFSQRVHLRKGDQLIELQDEFNKMMDRVEAEIHKNKQP is encoded by the coding sequence ATGAGCCAACCGCAATTGCAGCAACAGCCGCCGCAGTTTAAAAGACGGACGATTTTTATTAAAAAAAATCTCCAAATCCGCTATATGATGCTGATGATTATGAGCGTTTTGTGCGGACTGGCGATTATGACGTTTGAACTGACGGCCACCCTAAATGACCTGTTTGACACCTACCCCGTTTTGGTACAGCCCATTTACGACGAATTTTTACCGATTGCCGCCGGATTTTTCTACAAAATTGCCATTTACCTGCTGTTTGTAGTCATTATTTCCGCCATTTTATCCCACAAAATGGCCGGGCCGGTATACCGCTTTGAACAAACCTGCAAAGCCATTGCCAAAGGGGATTTTTCCCAGCGCGTTCACCTGCGCAAAGGCGACCAGCTGATAGAACTGCAGGATGAGTTTAACAAAATGATGGACCGCGTGGAAGCGGAAATCCATAAAAACAAACAACCTTAA